From a region of the Zingiber officinale cultivar Zhangliang chromosome 10B, Zo_v1.1, whole genome shotgun sequence genome:
- the LOC122029184 gene encoding uncharacterized protein LOC122029184, whose protein sequence is MCKTVLASLSTQSCLRETIKLKQKQDPTLTRLTEKIKKGKAPDLQINDSGILWMKGRLWVSNIDNLQQEVMSEAHTSKFSAHPGSTKMYRDLKKNFWWSRMKKDVGEFVSSYHRSIGMTLYEALYGRKCRSPLYWDEVGEKAITGPELIQTTVEKVTVIKERLKAAQDRQKSWANLKRRLVEFEMDDKAYIKISPMKGVVRFNKVGKLNPRYVGTFEILEKVGLLAYRLALPPDMSRIHNVFHISQLRRYVVDPNHILETRPLLVEGNLNEELKYEEVPIRIIDTKDQVLRRRTIPYVKVQWSNHTEREATWEPEEKMRKHYPYLFEDQASSSFEDETSNKEGGM, encoded by the exons ATGTGCAAGACAGTTTTGGCATCGCTCTCAACACAATCATGCCTTCGAGAAACAATCAAGTTGAAGCAGAAGCAAGACCCGACGTTGACAAGACTTACAGAGAAGATCAAAAAGGGAAAAGCACCTGATCTTCAAATAAATGATAGCGGGATCTTATGGATGAAAGGAAGGTTGTGGGTGTCTAACATTGATAATCTTCAACAAGAAGTAATGTCTGAGGCCCACACATCAAAATTCTCAGCCCACCCTGGCAGTACAAAGATGTATAGGGATTTGAAGAAGAACTTCTGGTGGAGCAGAATGAAGAAGGATGTCGGGGAATTCGTCTCTAG TTATCATAGAAGCATTGGAATGACCCTatacgaggctctatatgggcGCAAGTGTCGGTCACCTCTATATTGGGATGAAGTAGGAGAAAAAGCTATAACTGGACCTGAGCTTATCCAAACCACAGTAGAAAAAGTGACTGTCATCAAGGAACGACTCAAGGCTGCTCAAGATCGACAGAAAAGTTGGGCTAATTTGAAAAGAAGACTAGTGGAATTTGAAATGGATGATAAGGCCTATATAAAGATTTCGCCAATGAAGGGAGTAGTTCGATTCAATAAAGTTGGGAAACTAAATCCTAGATATGTAGGGACTTTCGAAATTCTGGAGAAAGTGGGATTACTAGCTTACAGACTGGCATTACCACCAGATATGTCAAGGATTCATAATGTCTTTCACATCTCCCAACTAAGAAGATACGTTGTAGATCCGAACCATATCTTGGAAACTAGACCACTCCTAGTCGAAGGGAACTTGAATGAAGAATTGAAGTATGAAGAAGTTCCCATTCGAATTATTGAcaccaaggatcaagtacttAGACGAAGAACTATCCCGTACGTCAAAGTACAATGGTCCAATCACACTGAAAGGGAAGCTACCTGGGAACCCGAGGAAAAGATGCGCAAGCATTACCCATATCTCTTCGAAGATCAAGCGAGCTCAAGTTTCGAGGATGAAACTTCTAATAAGGAGGGTGGGATGTGA